From the Musa acuminata AAA Group cultivar baxijiao chromosome BXJ3-7, Cavendish_Baxijiao_AAA, whole genome shotgun sequence genome, one window contains:
- the LOC135642011 gene encoding probable 6-phosphogluconolactonase 1 → MAASGEFKNKSELRVFESTDELATDLAEYISQLSENSVKESGCFTIALSGGSLISFMGKLCEAPYSKTVDWTKWYVFWADERAVAKNHVDSNYKLTKDAFLSKVSILSSHVFSINDHVTVEDAAGEYEFAIRQLVKIRTVGVSERNDCPRFDLILLGIGPDGHVASLFPHHPALELKEEWVTYITDSPKPPPERITFTLPVINSASNIAIVATGEEKAMAANLAIAGTNENSDSSSLPARMVQPTDGKLVWFLDSAAASALEVSNGGSKDAM, encoded by the exons ATGGCTGCGTCTGGCGAATTCAAGAACAAAAGCGAATTGAGAGTTTTTGAGAGTACGGATGAGCTGGCCACGGATTTGGCCGAGTACATATCGCAGCTGTCGGAGAATTCCGTGAAGGAGAGTGGATGTTTTACTATTGCTTTATCTGGAGGATCCCTTATAAGTTTCATGGG GAAACTCTGTGAAGCTCCGTATAGCAAGACCGTTGATTGGACGAAGTGGTATGTGTTTTGGGCTGATGAGCGTGCAGTAGCAAAGAATCATGTGGACAGCAACTATAAACTCACGAAGGATGCCTTTCTCTCTAAG GTATCAATTCTCAGCAGCCATGTGTTCTCCATAAATGATCATGTAACAGTAGAAGATGCAGCAGGAGAGTATGAATTTGCCATTCGCCAGCTGGTGAAGATTCGGACTGTAGGTGTTTCTGAAAGAAACGACTGTCCAAGGTTCGACCTTATCCTCCTTGGCATTGGACCTGATGGACATGTTGCTTCACTATTCCCCCATCACCCAGCCCTTGAACTGAAAGAGGAATGGGTTACCTACATCACCGATTCTCCCAAGCCGCCACCCGAGAGGATTACGTTCACGCTCCCCGTGATCAACTCAGCTTCCAACATCGCAATAGTGGCTACGGGCGAGGAGAAGGCCATGGCGGCAAACCTTGCTATTGCCGGCACCAACGAAAACTCTGATTCCTCTTCTTTGCCTGCAAGGATGGTTCAGCCAACTGATGGGAAACTGGTCTGGTTCTTGGATTCAGCAGCTGCCTCAGCACTCGAGGTCAGTAATGGTGGTTCCAAAGATGCCATGTGA